Proteins from a single region of Urocitellus parryii isolate mUroPar1 chromosome 4, mUroPar1.hap1, whole genome shotgun sequence:
- the P2ry6 gene encoding P2Y purinoceptor 6 yields the protein MEWDNGTIQTQGSPPTTCVYREDFKRLLLPPVYSVVLVAGLPLNLCVIAQICTSRRALTRTAVYTLNLALADLLYACSLPLLIYNYAQGDHWPFGDLACRLVRFLFYANLHGSILFLTCISFQRYLGICHPLAPWHKRGGRRAAWLVCGAVWLVVTAQCLPTAIFAATGIQRNRTVCYDLSPPALAARYMPYGMALTVIGFLLPFAALLACYCCLARRLCRQDGPAGPVAQERRGKAARMAVVVAAAFAISFLPFHITKTAYLAVRSTSGVSCPVLETFAAAYKGTRPFASANSVLDPILFYFTLHKFRRRPHELMQKLTAKWQRQGG from the coding sequence ATGGAGTGGGACAATGGCACAATCCAGACCCAGGGCTCGCCACCTACCACCTGCGTCTACCGCGAGGACTTCAAGCGGCTGCTGCTGCCACCTGTGTACTCAGTGGTACTGGTGGCAGGCCTGCCACTCAACCTCTGTGTCATTGCCCAGATCTGCACATCCCGCCGGGCTCTGACTCGCACAGCTGTGTACACCTTGAACCTGGCCCTGGCTGACCTCCTGTATGCCTGCTCCCTGCCCCTGCTCATCTATAACTATGCCCAAGGTGACCACTGGCCCTTTGGAGACCTGGCTTGCCGCCTGGTGCGCTTCCTCTTCTACGCCAACCTGCACGGCAGCATCCTCTTCCTCACCTGCATCAGCTTCCAGCGCTACCTGGGCATCTGCCACCCCTTAGCGCCTTGGCACAAGCGGGGAGGCCGCCGGGCTGCCTGGCTGGTGTGTGGAGCTGTGTGGCTGGTGGTGACAGCCCAGTGCCTGCCCACTGCCATCTTTGCTGCCACAGGCATCCAGCGGAACCGCACCGTCTGCTATGACCTGAGCCCACCGGCCCTGGCCGCCCGCTACATGCCTTACGGTATGGCCCTCACGGTCATCGGTTTTCTGCTGCCCTTTGCAGCCCTGCTGGCCTGCTACTGCTGCCTGGCCCGCCGTCTGTGCCGCCAGGACGGCCCTGCAGGGCCTGTGGCCCAGGAGCGGCGTGGCAAGGCTGCCCGCATGGCTGTGGTGGTCGCGGCTGCCTTTGCCATCAGCTTCCTGCCTTTTCACATCACCAAGACGGCTTACCTGGCGGTGCGCTCTACCTCCGGCGTCTCCTGCCCTGTCCTGGAGACCTTCGCCGCTGCCTACAAAGGTACAAGGCCCTTCGCCAGTGCCAACAGCGTTCTGGATCCCATCCTCTTCTACTTCACCCTGCACAAGTTCCGCCGGCGGCCACATGAGCTCATGCAGAAACTCACAGCCAAGTGGCAGAGGCAGGGTGGCTGA